Proteins from a genomic interval of Drosophila melanogaster chromosome 2R:
- the CG34386 gene encoding uncharacterized protein, isoform D, with protein MCSKALLLLAVILAARCFGSGSSRRTLAMACEETMESTPGLKNNRYGYRSATDNNYNDYNYKWEHGDVDVDGIADSNEDDNNDNYNYNKAPAKWQQQQQQKLYGNPIHSIYDRQQHLQRQQQQQHEQQQQQQHQQQQLEQQQQGLGMEMGLGQFDDDPENARNDFRLQLSDLNAAVQGMGRFAVTQDQNKDQDNSNSNSNSNGNSNSIIKDNSNIDWLQPMEEQEQLLLERRSRSSNINQRSAMDEAGGAGEPGQPEYTNNELPSGGLDDVDIEGEEDYAGQEEDADELSSQMPYGIQNVRKRRVRSVMPPVPFLGPNPSSDGVVTYQSLCPTNRVTVKLESGDYRPNHYVEVTCAHNYSPQPSRNYNYEYGYRGNELLRALLSERSEKREICSATGFSCIQLNRTIHLIRLNDASGCWESETRTVPSGCECMWPKHSYGDIAFYHQAQKRRAGVSSLRPHAPINVDYKPGVGYRQLTLRTRNPKPAPRSRREDMGYESSDFN; from the exons CTGCTCCTGGCCGTCATTCTAGCTGCTCGCTGTTTTGGTAGTGGCTCTTCCAGACGAACGCTCGCCATGGCCTGCGAGGAGACGATGGAATCGACGCCGGGGCTCAAAAACAATAGATATGGCTATAGAAGCGCCACggacaacaactacaacgatTACAACTACAAGTGGGAGCACGGGGATGTGGACGTTGATGGCATTGCAGATAGCAACGAGGACGACAACAATGACAACTATAACTACAACAAAGCACCGGCCaaatggcagcagcaacagcagcaaaaactcTACGGAAATCCCATCCACAGCATATACGACAGGCAGCAACATCtacaacggcagcagcagcagcaacatgagcagcagcaacaacagcaacatcaacagcagcaactcgaacagcagcaacagggattgggaatggaaatgggactGGGACAGTTTGATGATGATCCAGAGAATGCTCGCAACGACTTCCGTCTGCAATTGTCCGACTTAAATGCGGCCGTTCAAGGTATGGGCAGGTTTGCTGTTACCCAGGACCAGAACAAAGACCAGGACAACAGCAATAGTAATAgcaacagcaatggcaacagcaacagcatcatcaaggacaacagcaacatcgaCTGGCTGCAGCCgatggaggagcaggagcaatTGTTGCTGGAGCGtcgcagccgcagcagcaacatcaaccaAAG GTCAGCCATGGATGAAGCAGGCGGAGCAGGGGAACCAGGTCAGCCCGAGTACACCAACAATGAGTTACCATCTGGCGGTCTAGATGATGTGGACATTGAGGGCGAGGAGGATTACGCAGGTCAAGAGGAGGACGCAGACGAACTGAGTTCACAGATGCCCTACGGGATACAGAACGTGCGCAAGCGCCGCGTTCGCAGTGTAATGCCACCGGTACCATTTCTGGGCCCCAATCCCAGCTCAGATGGG GTAGTCACCTATCAGTCGTTGTGCCCCACAAATCGGGTGACCGTGAAGTTGGAAAGCGGCGATTACCGTCCCAATCACTATGTGGAGGTTACATGTGCCCACAACTACTCACCGCAGCCCTCGAGGAACTATAACTATGAATATGGTTACAGGGGCAATGAACTGCTCCGAGCTCTGCTCTCCGAGCGAAGCGAGAAACGAGAG ATCTGCTCGGCAACGGGCTTCTCGTGCATCCAGCTCAACCGCACCATCCATCTGATTCGACTGAATGACGCCTCCGGCTGCTGGGAATCAGAGACGCGGACGGTGCCCTCTGGTTGTGAGTGCATGTGGCCGAAGCATAGCTACGGCGATATAGCCTTCTACCATCAGGCGCAGAAGAGACGGGCCGGCGTGTCCAGTCTGCGACCCCATGCACCAATCAATGTGGATTACAAGCCGGGAGTGGGCTACCGCCAGCTGACCCTGAGGACGAGGAATCCCAAGCCAGCTCCTCGCAGTCGACGCGAGGATATGGGCTATGAGAGCTCAGATTTCAACTAG
- the CG5757 gene encoding uncharacterized protein, isoform A, with protein MSAGKRGALIIFEGCDRSGKTTQSRLLVELLKSKGIPTLPMNFPERSSSIGQVINSYLTNSKDLPDEVIHLMFSANRWEHINQVKEKLLEGTTLVVDRYSFSGVAYSAAKGLDFDWCYAPERGLIKPDAVFYLRAPPNDLTHRGQYGKERYEKVEFQGRVAEVFNRICSKEGSYFHQFDARQSVEDLHAQIASITEELLPKVATRPLDTLS; from the exons ATGAGCGCGGGAAAACGTGGAGCGTTGATAATATTTGAAGGATGTGATCGAAGTGGAAAGACCACTCAAAGCAGGCTGTTGG TTGAACTCTTGAAATCGAAGGGCATTCCGACATTGCCCATGAATTTCCCGGAACGCAGTTCCAGCATTGGTCAGGTGATAAACTCCTATTTAACGAACAGCAAGGATCTTCCGGATGAGGTGATTCACTTAATGTTCTCCGCCAACCGCTGGGAGCACATAAACCAGGTGAAGGAGAAGCTGCTTGAGGGCACCACATTGGTTGTGGATCGATATTCGTTCTCTGGCGTGGCATATAGCGCAGCCAAAGGATTAGACTTTGATTGGTGCTATGCTCCGGAAAGGGGGCTCATAAAACCAGATGCTGTATTTTACCTAAGAGCACCACCAAACGACCTTACACATCGAGGACAATACGGCAAAGAGCG TTATGAGAAAGTAGAATTCCAAGGTCGTGTGGCCGAAGTATTCAACCGCATTTGCTCCAAGGAGGGCAGCTATTTTCACCAGTTCGATGCCAGACAGTCTGTAGAGGATTTACATGCCCAGATAGCGAGCATTACGGAGGAACTCCTGCCCAAAGTGGCCACCCGACCTCTGGACACGTTATCGTAG